The following are encoded together in the Prosthecobacter sp. SYSU 5D2 genome:
- a CDS encoding ISL3 family transposase: MDTEAWEKLLGIKAPWSVAEMAVDVENKEVMVRVKCDRTAWLNGQHPLHVHGWEKRRWRHLDLWQCRTIIEAEVPRLRDPATGATETAAVPWAEGLSRWTLQFEAWAIEVLQRTRSISDGSRLLRLGWDACDRIIKRAVERGLQRRETVQVSLVGIDEKSFGKGHDYIAVMNDLQEARVLEVVEGAGAKEVEALWETLITEQREKVEAVAMDRGKAMISGTRKAVPQAAIVHDRFHISAEQNKAVDEVRRAENKKLMSEGDQRLKGTKYLWLSGLERMGEDALKSFESLVQINLKTSRAWELKTIFEGFWKQPDKATGRAFFKKWKNRAVRSRLPHFVRLARSLESSLEELLNYFDWRITNAMSEGFNSVIQQIKAGARGFRSFASYRARILFFCGKLDLKPTC; the protein is encoded by the coding sequence ATGGACACTGAAGCATGGGAGAAACTGCTGGGAATCAAAGCACCGTGGAGCGTGGCGGAAATGGCGGTGGATGTGGAGAACAAGGAAGTCATGGTGCGGGTCAAATGCGACCGCACCGCCTGGTTGAACGGGCAGCACCCGCTCCATGTGCATGGCTGGGAAAAGCGCCGTTGGCGGCATCTGGACCTGTGGCAGTGCCGCACCATCATTGAGGCGGAAGTGCCGCGTCTGCGCGACCCGGCCACTGGAGCGACCGAAACCGCCGCCGTGCCCTGGGCCGAGGGGCTGAGCCGCTGGACCCTTCAGTTTGAAGCCTGGGCCATCGAAGTGCTGCAGCGCACGCGCAGCATCAGTGACGGCAGCCGCCTGCTGAGGCTGGGCTGGGACGCATGTGACCGGATCATAAAACGGGCGGTGGAACGCGGGCTGCAAAGGCGTGAAACCGTGCAAGTGAGCCTGGTGGGCATTGATGAAAAAAGCTTTGGCAAAGGCCATGACTACATCGCCGTGATGAACGACCTGCAAGAAGCGCGGGTGCTTGAAGTGGTTGAAGGAGCCGGGGCCAAGGAAGTGGAAGCCCTCTGGGAAACGCTCATTACGGAACAGCGGGAGAAGGTGGAGGCCGTGGCCATGGACCGTGGCAAGGCGATGATCTCAGGCACCCGCAAAGCCGTCCCGCAGGCGGCTATCGTGCATGACCGCTTCCACATCAGCGCAGAGCAGAACAAAGCGGTAGACGAGGTGCGCAGAGCCGAGAACAAAAAGCTCATGAGCGAGGGAGACCAAAGGCTCAAAGGCACCAAATATCTGTGGTTGAGCGGGCTGGAGAGAATGGGGGAGGATGCCTTGAAAAGCTTTGAGAGCCTGGTGCAGATCAACCTCAAAACCAGCCGTGCCTGGGAGCTGAAGACGATTTTTGAGGGGTTTTGGAAGCAGCCTGACAAAGCGACCGGACGCGCCTTTTTCAAGAAGTGGAAGAACCGGGCCGTGAGATCGCGGCTGCCGCATTTTGTCAGGCTGGCCCGGAGTCTGGAATCAAGCCTGGAGGAACTGCTCAACTACTTTGACTGGCGCATCACCAACGCAATGAGCGAAGGGTTCAACAGCGTGATCCAGCAGATCAAGGCAGGGGCAAGGGGGTTCCGAAGCTTTGCCAGCTACCGCGCGCGCATCCTGTTTTTTTGTGGCAAACTCGATCTCAAACCCACCTGCTGA